The genomic segment CCTGCTCAGTGCGACGACCGTGGACGACCCGCTGGATCGTCGACTGCGCACCGGCGGCCGGATCGTTCCCGAAATGGCGGTCCGGCTCTTCGACGGGGATCAAGACGTCACCGCGACGGGACGGGGTCAGCCGGCGTGCCGAGGCCCAGCGACCAGCCTCGGCTATCTCGGGGGTGCCGACCACGACCAGCTGTTCACTCGCGACGGCTGGATGCTGATGGGCGACATCTGCGAGCTCGACGCCGACGGCTACTTGACCATTACCGGCCGAACGTCCGATTTCATCCTGCGGGCCGGCAAGAACATCAGCGCGGCACAGGTCGAGGACGCCGTGATGACTCACCCCGCGATTGCGCTCGCCGCGGCGGTGGCGATGCCGGATCCGATGTTTGGCGAGAGGGTCTGCCTCTACGCCGAACTCGCCGACTCCGCGACCCTCGACTTGCCCGCACTCGTCAGCCACCTACTGACACTCGGGGTTTCCAAAGAACTGCTACCCGAACGCCTCATCGTCGTCGACGAAATACCGCGATCATCCGGCGGAAAAATCGCCAAAGGCGATCTGCGCCAAGATATTCGAGCAAGAGTGGAGGCCGAGCATGAACACGTCTGATCCACGACGAGGTGGTCTGGAGGTGTGGGCGCCGTCCGTCGTACCCCTGATCGGTGTCGACCTGACCGAGGAACAGGCGCTCGCCGTGGCCTTCCGCCATCTGGCCGGTATCGGGTTCTCCGAGAACATGGCCGGACACATCACCTGGCAGCTCGACGGACGAACCGACATGTTGGTCAATCCTTGGGGCTTGTGGTGGCAGGAACTCACCGCGTCCGATATCTGCTTGGTGGACAGCGAAGCTCGTGTGGTGCGCGGTCGGTGGGACGTCACTCCTGCGATCCACATCCATACCGAACTGCATCGGGTCCGCGCGGACGCCCGAGTGGTCATCCACAATCATCCGTATTACGTCTGTGTGCTCGCGGCGCTGGGCAGACTGCCCGAACTCGTGCATCAGACCGGCGCGTTGTTTCTGGACGACCTGTGCCTGGTGGCCGAATACGATGGCGAGATCGACAGCCCCCGCCGCGCAGCCGATCTCGCGGCGCGCATCGGCGGTGCCAACCTCACGATCCTGGCCAACCACGGCGTCATCGCCACTGGCCGCAACCTCGCCGAGGCGGTCTACCGGGCGGCGTCGATCGAGCGGGTGTGCAAGCTGGCCTACGACGTCATGCTCACCGGCAAGGAGCCGGTCACGATGAACTGGTCGGACATGGCGGGCATGCAGCGATCCCTGATCGAGCGGGCCGCTGACGTGTACTGGGCCGGCGCGGCGCGGATGACGATCAAGGCGGATCGCGATGTACTCAGCTGAGCCCGGCCGGCATTCACCGTCCACCGACGCCGAAGGAGATTGCCGCCCATGAAATCGATTGACGAGCTGGCCTCGAATCTGAATTTCACGACGGCCAAGACCGGCGACGAGCGTTCGGTCACGTTTCTGCCGGACCCGCCGCGTTCGCCGCGCCACTACACGGTGATCTCGGTCGACGACCACATCGTGGAACCCCCGGACACCTTCACCGGCCGGCTGCCCCGAAAGTTCGCCGACCGTGCGCCGCGGGTCGTCGACACCGACAGCGGCGGACAGACCTGGGTCTATGACAATCAGGAACTGCCCAACGTCGGGTTCAACGCTGTGGTCGGGCGCCCGGTGGCCGAGTACGGCTTCGAGCCGGTCCGATTCGACGAAATGCGCAGGGGCGCATGGGATATCCATGAGCGCGTCAAGGACATGGACCTCAACGGCATCTACGCGTCGCTGAATTTTCCGTCGTTTCTGCCTGGCTTCGCCGGCCAGCGGTTGCAGCAGGTGACCAAGGATCGCGATCTGGCACTGGCCTCGGTCCGGGCGTGGAACGACTGGCACCTCGAGGTGTGGGCCGGTTCGTATCCCGAACGAATCATTCCCTGCCAGCTGCCCTGGCTGCTGGACCCCGAGCTGGGCGCCAAGATGATCCACGAGAACGCCGCGCGCGGCTTCCACGCGGTGACGTTCAGCGAGAACCCCGCCATGCTGGGGTTGCCGAGTATCCATTCAGGACACTGGGATCCGATCATGGCCGCATGCGCCGACACCGAAACGGTGGTGAATCTGCATATCGGATCGTCGGGTTCCTCGCCGTCGACCACCGAGGACGCTCCGCCGGACGTACAGGGCGTGCTGTTCTTCGCCTACGCCATCTCGGCGGCCGTGGACTGGTTGTACTCCGGATTGCCGAGCAGATTCCCGGATCTCAAGATCTGTTTGTCGGAAGGCGGAATCGGCTGGGTGGCAGGCCTGCTCGATCGCCTCGATCACATGCTCAGCTACCACGCTATGTACGGCACCTGGCAGGCCCTAGGGGAGAAGCTCACTCCCGCAGAGGTTTTCACCCGCAACTTCTGGTTCTGCGCGGTGGAGGACAAGTCGTCGTTCGTGCAGCGCGACCGAATCGGTATGGAAAACATCATGCTCGAAGCCGACTATCCGCACTGCGACTCCACCTGGCCGCACACGCAACAAACGATCCACGAGGAGATCGATGACCTGCCGCCGGACGCGATCCGCAAGTTCACCTGGGAGAACGCGTCGCGGTTGTACCAGCACCCGGTGCCAGCAGCGGTCCAGCAGGATCCCGACGCGTTCTGAAGGCTCAGTCGGCACTCTTCGGGCAGGGGCAGTCACCGGAGTCGGCCACCGCGTCGGTCCGCGCCGCGGTGCGAAATGCGCCGTCCGCGGTGGTGCGGACCGGCTTGTCCGTCAGCGGTGCGGCGGTCCCCGCAGCCACCGCCACCGCTGACGACGACCCTGAACTTGCTTCCAGGCACGACGGCGTAACGACCCAGTCCATGAATTGCCAAACCGCGGCAACGAGGGTCAACAGCAGCAAGACCGTCGCCACGGCGTGGGCCACCAGGTAGTAGCAGTATCCGGTTGAGGTAGGTGGTGAACCGTCGCCGGCAGCGACCATTTTGAACGTCACCTGTCGCATTGAGCGGCCCCTTTCTTGACCTAGCGGTGTCACCCGCCACAACCGTTGCTCGACAGTTCTTCGGAGCACCGGGTCGATCGGATGGGCGAACTCTTTATTCGAAGCGCATGCAGGACGTCACCAGCTTGTTTGCCGGCGGAGTGCTTCGGGGGGTAGCCATCGTGGGCCGGATGCGCTTCGCTATCGGTAAGCGGCTAGTCCAGGCGGGGCAGGAGGGGATTTTGACGACGGGCAAGGTTGATTTCACTTCGGTCCGCTGGGGCTCAGTCGAGTGGACGAACCTCGTGACGTTGTATCTGCGTGCCCACGAAAGCCGTTCCCGGCATCCGATTCTCGGTGACCATGCCGCCGCGGATGCCGTCGCCCGGATCGACTACGACTTCAAACGCATACACCGGAATTCGTTGCCGGCGTCCAATCAATACCTGGTCGCGCTGCGCGCGAAGCAGCTCGACGTGTGGTGCGCCGATTTCCTTTCGCACCACCCGGACGCGGTCGTCTTGCACCTGGGCGCCGGCCTCGACGGTCGGGCCTTTCGCCTGGATTTACCGCCGGCGGTGCTGTGGTTCGACCTCGACCAGCCGAGCGTTATCGAGCTTCGCCGGCGGCTTTACGACGAAACCGAGCGGTACAAGATGATCGGCTCGTCGGTCACCGAGTCGAGCTGGCTCGATCAGATTCCTACCGGCCGCCCGACACTCGTCGTCGCCGAGGGCCTGCTGATGTATGTGGAGGAGAGTGCCGTCCGCGAGCTGTTCGCGCGCGTGCTGGACCGATTCGATTGCGGGGAGCTGCAATTCGACACCCTCTCCGCGCTGGCGCCGTTGCTCTCAAAAGTGCTCACCCGGGGCATTATCAGATGGGGGATCGGCAATGCGCGTGACATCGAAACGTGGAATCCAAAGCTGCGATTGGTTGAACAGACACCCGCACAGGCCGGCTACGAAAAGATCGACAGCACCGTCGTGCGGTGGATATACCGATTCTTCAATGCGTCGCCGTTCGGCCCGTACGACACGTTGAACCGGTTTGCGTTCTAGCGCTCTGGGCGATCTCAGGACTGGTTGCCCGCCACGCCCAGGTCTGCGCGAGCCTCATCGATCAGGTCCACTCGTGCCCGGATCATCGCGGTCCGCCGAGAATCGAATTCCCGGACCGCCGCCTCGATCTTCTCGCGATTAGTCGGCTCGCGTAGATACTCGCTATTCAGTGCCGCGTAAGCACTGGCGAGGGCGTTGTTGGCCTCGCGCAGCGCGAGGGTCCGAAGCCGCATGGATGCCGATCCGACCAAGTCGACCGCTGCGGCGGCATTGGACAATTCCAGGCTTGCCGCTTCCCATTTGCCTATTTCGTTGAGGAACGCTGGTTCGGTCAACGGGTCGGCCGCCCGGCTGTAGCGAGATACATCGACCTCTTGCTCGATGGCCACCATGATCTGCATCTTGGCAAGCAGATCCGTATAGATGCTCTTGCGCTCATTCCGCGCAAATTCGGCTGCGCTGTGTTTGTGCAGGTTTTCGGCCGTAGCAACGCTGGTTTGGTACGAGTAATGCGAGGCGGCTACGGCGGTGATAAGCATGGCCAGCATTGCGGCCAGAGCTAATACGAGTTCTTTGGTCCAGAAACGCGCAGTGGGCTGGGCGAGCTGGATTGGTGCCGTCGTCTGGTGAGAACCGACGGCGGTCTGCGGTGGGCTCGGAGCCAGTTCGGTTACCGCATCGGGGTGCGCGTCGACCACTTGCCGGACTCTGGTTACGTCGGCCGGCGGGGCATCCATCAGCCCAATTTAAGGCGTGCAAGCGTACGACGCAGGCGGCGCACGCGGCTATACATCACCATTTCATCGCCGGGCTACGGAGCACGGTGGCCCAGCTGCGAAGTCCGCGCGAATCTGGTCATTGCGTGGAGGATTCCCAGTCGGTAACGTCGAGGCTCAGCAAACCCTGGCGTCGGGACCCAGCGGGCGGACGCGAGCAGGAGGCATTCTGTGAAGAAATTGATCGCTGCAGCTACATTGGCCTTTTCGGCGATGATGACCACCGGCGTGGGTGTCAGCAACGCCGACGAGATCCTCGTCGAAGGCAACTATGCGACGGAGGCCGGGTGCATGGCGGACGGCCCGCATGTCGAAGTCGTCCATCCCGGCACCTGGACTCACTTTTCCTGTGTTCAGCATTCCGATGGTCTTTGGTACCTCTATCTGAGCAACTGATACCTGAGCAACTGATATCTGAGCAACTGAGTCCGGCAGCCGCCGACCATCACAGATTGGAAGCAAGCCGCCGCAGAATGTCCGCGGTGGGTGCGGCGGCGGCGTGCCGGTATCCCGTCCCTGCCCACAGGTGGACGTAGTCGGGCTTGCCCGCAGCCGCGGCGGCTTTGCGCAGCGGGCTGGTCAGGTAGTGAATTGCGGGATAGCCGAACGGCGCGTGTTCCTCGTGGTCGTCGATGAACCTGTTGCGCAGTCCGCGGGCGGGGCGCCCGGTGAAGGCATGGGTCAACACCGTCTCGGTCCGAGCGGGATCGGTCAGGGCGGCCTGGTGGGTCGCCGACGCACCGCTTTCGGTGGCGCGCAACAGAGCGGTGCCGACGACAGCCGCGGCGGCTCCCGCCCGGATCACGTCCGCCACCGCGTCGGCTGTTGCCAGCCCCCCGGCGGCCAGTACCGGCAGCGGCACCGTCGCGGTCACCTGTTTGACGAGGTCCACGATCGGGACCGGCTGCACCGGTCGCAGCGGTGTGAGGGTGCCGGAATGCCCACCGGCGGCGGCTGCCTGTAAGGCCAGCATGTCCACGCCGGCATCGCGGGCCTGCACCGCCTCCTGCGCCGTCGTCACCGTTTGGACCACCACGGTTTTGGCCTGCTGCAGCGCGACGATCACGCTGCGCGGCGGGATGCCGAACGTGAAGGACACCATCGGCACCGGGTCATCGAGCAACAGCGCGATCTTCTCGTCGAACCGATCGGTGTCCTCGATGGGGTCGGCGGGCAGGGCGAGGCCGAACTGGTCGGCCTCCTTTTGGATGATCGCTGCATAAGCGCGGTAGCTGTCGGGGTCGACCGGCACCGGGTTGGGTGCAAACAGGTTGATGCCGAACGGGATTCCCTCGGCACGCACGGTCTTGAGCTCGGCTTCGACGGCCTGCACCGTCTTATAGCCCGCGGCGAGCATGCCCAGCCCGCCTGCCGCGGTGGCGGCCGACACCATCGCCGGCGTGGTCGGGCCGCCCGACATCGGGGCGGCAACCAGCGGAATCGACATCTCGAACTGTGCCAACATTGGACGCCCCTCCGGGATCAGTGTTTCCCGAATCGAGCGTAGTCAGTTCTTGAACGTTCCATTCGGGTGCCGGACCTGACAGGATGCTTCACCGTGAAGCGGCCTAACTTTTTGGTGATCCTGGCAGACGACCTCGGGTTTTCCGACATCGGGGCGTTCGGCAGCGAAATCGAAACGCCCAACCTCGACCGTCTCGCCCACGCGGGCATCAGGCTCACCGATTTCCATTCGGCGCCGGCCTGCTCGCCGACCCGGGCGATGCTGATGACCGGAACCGACCACCACGTCGCCGGTATCGGCACGATGCTGGAAGTCGCGATCCCCGGATTCCAGGGGGCGCCCGGCTACGAGGGTTATCTCAACGACCGCGTCGTCGCGCTGCCGGAACTCTTGCGCGACGCCGGCTATTTCACCCTGATGTCGGGCAAATGGCATCTGGGCCACACGATTGAAAGATCGCCGTGGGCAAGGGGTTTCGAGCGTTCTTTTGCGCTGCTGCCTGCCGGTGCCAGTCACTACGGCGGTGCCGCCGGCCGCGGATTCTCGCCGGTGCCAACGCTTTACACCGAAGACGACCAGTTCGTCACGGTGGGAGAAGACTTCTACTCGTCGGACTCCTACACCGACACCTTGCTCGGCTACTTCCGCGACCGCGCGGCCGACCCGAAAGATCGAGACCGGCCGTTCTTCGCATACCTGCCGTTTCAGGCGCCGCACTGGCCGCTGCAGGCGCCCGATGGGTCCGTTGCCAAATACCGCGGCCGCTACGACGCGGGCCCGGATGCGTTGCGCGAGGAGCGGTTGGCGGCGCTGAAGCGCCTCGGTCTCTGTGCGCCCGACGTCGAGCCGCATCCGGTCGTCGCCGATGGCGCGCCGGAGTGGGCCGATATGACAGACGAGGAGCGCGCGATTTCGGCCCGCTCCATGGAGGTCTACGCCGGCATGGTGGACCGGATGGACTGGAACATCGGCCGGGTGATCGACTACCTGGCCGAGACCGGCGAGTTGGACAACACCGTCGTGATGTTCATGTCCGACAACGGCGCCGAGGGCGCGATCGTCGAGGCGATGCCCTTGCGCGGCCCCCAGATCGCCGCGCAGATCGAAAAGAACTGTGACAACAGCCTGGAGAACCTGGGCCGGCCGACGTCGTTCATCTGGTACGGACCCCGCTGGGCACAGGCCGCCACGGCGCCTTCGCGGTTGCACAAGGCCTTCACCACCGAGGGCGGTATCCGGGTGGTGGGTTTCGTCACGTGGCCGGGCTTCGCGCGCCAGCACGCGATCGGCACCGCGTTCGCGACCGTCATGGACATCACTCCGACCGTGCTGGAACTGGCCGGCGTCGAACATCCCGGCGCCTCTTACCGCGACCGCGACATCGAGCCGATGCTCGGGCGCTCCCTGGTGCCGTACCTGTCGTGCGACGCCGAAGCGGTCCACCCGGGCGAGACCGGCACCGGCTGGGAATTGTTCGGCCGCCGCGCGATCCGACAAGGCGACTGGAAAGCCCTGTATCTGCCCCCGCCATACGGGCCGGGCGCCTGGCAGCTCTACGACCTTTCGTGCGACCGGGGTGAGATCCACGACCTCGCGGCCACCCGTCCCGACAAGTTGGCCGAGCTGCTCGCGTTGTGGGACCGCTATGTCGAGGAAAACGGTGTGCTCACGGAGCCGGTCTCGGTGTACGACGCCGACCCGCAATTGCTCGGTTAATCACGGGGGCAACAGATTTAGGGGCCGATCACTGAGACGACAACGTGCGCGGTGATTGGCGGCGGGCCGGCCGGAATGGTCCTTGGGCTGCTGCGGTCGGTGACGTACGTCGACGGACCTCGGCGGCCGTCCTGGGTGTGATCCAGCGCCTGGCGTGGCTATCCTTCATCCCCGCCTATTTCATCGGGGTCAGACCCGAGCGC from the Mycobacterium lentiflavum genome contains:
- a CDS encoding arylsulfatase, translating into MKRPNFLVILADDLGFSDIGAFGSEIETPNLDRLAHAGIRLTDFHSAPACSPTRAMLMTGTDHHVAGIGTMLEVAIPGFQGAPGYEGYLNDRVVALPELLRDAGYFTLMSGKWHLGHTIERSPWARGFERSFALLPAGASHYGGAAGRGFSPVPTLYTEDDQFVTVGEDFYSSDSYTDTLLGYFRDRAADPKDRDRPFFAYLPFQAPHWPLQAPDGSVAKYRGRYDAGPDALREERLAALKRLGLCAPDVEPHPVVADGAPEWADMTDEERAISARSMEVYAGMVDRMDWNIGRVIDYLAETGELDNTVVMFMSDNGAEGAIVEAMPLRGPQIAAQIEKNCDNSLENLGRPTSFIWYGPRWAQAATAPSRLHKAFTTEGGIRVVGFVTWPGFARQHAIGTAFATVMDITPTVLELAGVEHPGASYRDRDIEPMLGRSLVPYLSCDAEAVHPGETGTGWELFGRRAIRQGDWKALYLPPPYGPGAWQLYDLSCDRGEIHDLAATRPDKLAELLALWDRYVEENGVLTEPVSVYDADPQLLG
- a CDS encoding nitronate monooxygenase; amino-acid sequence: MLAQFEMSIPLVAAPMSGGPTTPAMVSAATAAGGLGMLAAGYKTVQAVEAELKTVRAEGIPFGINLFAPNPVPVDPDSYRAYAAIIQKEADQFGLALPADPIEDTDRFDEKIALLLDDPVPMVSFTFGIPPRSVIVALQQAKTVVVQTVTTAQEAVQARDAGVDMLALQAAAAGGHSGTLTPLRPVQPVPIVDLVKQVTATVPLPVLAAGGLATADAVADVIRAGAAAAVVGTALLRATESGASATHQAALTDPARTETVLTHAFTGRPARGLRNRFIDDHEEHAPFGYPAIHYLTSPLRKAAAAAGKPDYVHLWAGTGYRHAAAAPTADILRRLASNL
- a CDS encoding amidohydrolase family protein translates to MKSIDELASNLNFTTAKTGDERSVTFLPDPPRSPRHYTVISVDDHIVEPPDTFTGRLPRKFADRAPRVVDTDSGGQTWVYDNQELPNVGFNAVVGRPVAEYGFEPVRFDEMRRGAWDIHERVKDMDLNGIYASLNFPSFLPGFAGQRLQQVTKDRDLALASVRAWNDWHLEVWAGSYPERIIPCQLPWLLDPELGAKMIHENAARGFHAVTFSENPAMLGLPSIHSGHWDPIMAACADTETVVNLHIGSSGSSPSTTEDAPPDVQGVLFFAYAISAAVDWLYSGLPSRFPDLKICLSEGGIGWVAGLLDRLDHMLSYHAMYGTWQALGEKLTPAEVFTRNFWFCAVEDKSSFVQRDRIGMENIMLEADYPHCDSTWPHTQQTIHEEIDDLPPDAIRKFTWENASRLYQHPVPAAVQQDPDAF
- a CDS encoding class I SAM-dependent methyltransferase, which translates into the protein MLTTGKVDFTSVRWGSVEWTNLVTLYLRAHESRSRHPILGDHAAADAVARIDYDFKRIHRNSLPASNQYLVALRAKQLDVWCADFLSHHPDAVVLHLGAGLDGRAFRLDLPPAVLWFDLDQPSVIELRRRLYDETERYKMIGSSVTESSWLDQIPTGRPTLVVAEGLLMYVEESAVRELFARVLDRFDCGELQFDTLSALAPLLSKVLTRGIIRWGIGNARDIETWNPKLRLVEQTPAQAGYEKIDSTVVRWIYRFFNASPFGPYDTLNRFAF
- a CDS encoding class II aldolase/adducin family protein, whose translation is MNTSDPRRGGLEVWAPSVVPLIGVDLTEEQALAVAFRHLAGIGFSENMAGHITWQLDGRTDMLVNPWGLWWQELTASDICLVDSEARVVRGRWDVTPAIHIHTELHRVRADARVVIHNHPYYVCVLAALGRLPELVHQTGALFLDDLCLVAEYDGEIDSPRRAADLAARIGGANLTILANHGVIATGRNLAEAVYRAASIERVCKLAYDVMLTGKEPVTMNWSDMAGMQRSLIERAADVYWAGAARMTIKADRDVLS